One part of the Rhodococcus oxybenzonivorans genome encodes these proteins:
- a CDS encoding 3-hydroxyacyl-CoA dehydrogenase NAD-binding domain-containing protein: MSEQNIINWEQDADGIVVLTIDDPNQGANTMNDAYISSMKATVDRLVEEKDSITGVVITSGKKTFFAGGDLKNMIKVGPENAQEIYDHSVAIKSDLRRLETLGKPVVTAINGAALGGGLEIALATHHRIAADVKGVKIGLPEVTLGLLPGGGGVVRTVRMLGLQNALMQVLLQGQQRGPAQAKEVGLIDEVVSSVEELVPAAKAWIKANPEGGVQPWDKKGYRIPGGTPSTPAFAANLPAFPANLRKQLKGAPMPAPRAIMAAAVEGSQVDIDNALLIEARYFTSLVTGQVAKNMIQAFFFDLQAINSGASRPEGIEKTPITKVGVLGAGMMGAGIAYVSAKAGFDVVLKDVSIEAANKGKAYSEGIEAKALSRGKTTEEKSKALLDRIKPTADPADFAGVDFVVEAVFESQDLKHKVFQEIEDIVDPNALLGSNTSTLPITGLATGVKRQEDFIGIHFFSPVDKMPLVEIIRGEKTSDEALARVFDYVQAIRKTPIVVNDSRGFFTSRVIGTFINEAIAMLAEGIEPATIEQAGLQAGYPAAPLQLSDELNLTLMQKIRKETAEAAKAEGKELPADPAGDVINTLVDKFDRKGKLGGAGFYDYADGKRTGLWPGLRENFGSKELDVPFQDLIERMLFIEAIETQKCFDEGVLMTTADANIGSIMGIGFPAWTGGVSQYIQGYAGGQAGFVKRAEELAAKYGERFTPPASLK; the protein is encoded by the coding sequence GTGAGCGAGCAGAACATCATCAACTGGGAGCAGGACGCCGACGGCATCGTCGTGCTCACCATCGACGATCCCAACCAGGGCGCGAACACCATGAACGACGCCTACATCTCCTCGATGAAGGCGACCGTCGACCGCCTCGTCGAGGAGAAGGACTCCATCACGGGCGTCGTCATCACGTCCGGCAAGAAGACCTTCTTCGCCGGCGGCGACCTGAAGAACATGATCAAGGTCGGGCCCGAGAACGCCCAGGAAATCTACGACCACAGCGTCGCGATCAAGTCGGATCTGCGTCGCCTCGAAACCCTCGGCAAGCCCGTTGTCACCGCAATCAACGGTGCCGCACTCGGCGGCGGACTCGAAATCGCCCTCGCCACCCACCACCGCATCGCCGCGGACGTGAAGGGCGTCAAGATCGGCCTCCCCGAGGTGACCCTCGGTCTGCTGCCCGGCGGTGGCGGAGTCGTGCGCACGGTCCGGATGCTCGGTCTGCAGAACGCGCTCATGCAGGTACTGCTGCAGGGTCAGCAGCGAGGACCGGCCCAGGCCAAGGAGGTCGGACTGATCGACGAGGTCGTGTCCTCCGTCGAGGAACTGGTACCCGCTGCGAAGGCGTGGATCAAGGCCAACCCTGAGGGCGGCGTGCAGCCGTGGGACAAGAAGGGCTACCGGATTCCGGGCGGAACCCCGTCCACCCCCGCATTCGCCGCCAACCTGCCCGCCTTCCCCGCGAACCTGCGCAAGCAGCTCAAGGGCGCCCCCATGCCTGCGCCGCGCGCGATCATGGCAGCCGCCGTCGAGGGCTCGCAGGTCGACATCGACAACGCGCTGCTCATCGAGGCGCGGTATTTCACGTCGCTGGTCACCGGCCAGGTCGCGAAGAACATGATCCAGGCCTTCTTCTTCGACCTGCAGGCCATCAACTCCGGGGCCTCCCGCCCCGAAGGCATCGAGAAGACCCCGATCACCAAGGTCGGTGTGCTCGGCGCCGGAATGATGGGCGCGGGTATCGCCTACGTGTCCGCGAAGGCCGGCTTCGACGTCGTCCTCAAGGACGTGAGCATCGAGGCCGCGAACAAGGGCAAGGCGTACTCCGAGGGCATCGAGGCCAAGGCGCTGTCGCGTGGCAAGACCACCGAGGAGAAGTCGAAGGCGCTGCTCGACCGGATCAAGCCGACCGCCGACCCGGCCGACTTCGCCGGTGTCGACTTCGTCGTCGAGGCGGTGTTCGAATCGCAAGACCTGAAGCACAAGGTGTTCCAGGAAATCGAAGACATCGTCGACCCGAATGCGCTGCTCGGTTCCAACACCTCGACCCTGCCGATCACCGGCCTGGCCACGGGTGTGAAGCGGCAGGAAGACTTCATCGGCATCCACTTCTTCTCACCCGTCGACAAGATGCCGCTCGTGGAGATCATCCGCGGCGAGAAGACGTCCGACGAGGCCCTCGCCCGCGTCTTCGACTACGTGCAGGCCATCCGCAAGACACCGATCGTCGTCAACGACTCGCGCGGCTTCTTCACCTCACGCGTCATCGGCACGTTCATCAACGAGGCCATCGCCATGCTCGCCGAGGGCATCGAACCGGCCACCATCGAGCAGGCAGGTCTGCAGGCCGGCTACCCCGCCGCGCCGCTCCAGCTGTCGGACGAGCTGAACCTCACGCTGATGCAGAAGATCCGCAAGGAAACCGCGGAAGCTGCGAAAGCCGAAGGCAAGGAACTGCCCGCCGATCCGGCAGGCGACGTCATCAACACCCTGGTCGACAAATTCGACCGCAAGGGCAAACTCGGCGGCGCCGGCTTCTACGACTACGCCGACGGCAAGCGCACCGGCCTGTGGCCCGGCCTGCGGGAGAACTTCGGTTCCAAGGAACTCGACGTCCCGTTCCAGGACCTCATCGAACGCATGCTGTTCATCGAGGCCATCGAAACCCAGAAGTGCTTCGACGAGGGTGTTCTCATGACCACCGCCGACGCCAACATCGGCTCCATCATGGGTATCGGCTTCCCCGCCTGGACCGGCGGTGTGTCGCAGTACATCCAGGGCTACGCAGGCGGCCAGGCCGGCTTCGTCAAGCGCGCTGAAGAACTCGCCGCCAAGTACGGTGAGCGCTTCACCCCGCCGGCGTCGCTGAAGTAG